In a single window of the Coffea eugenioides isolate CCC68of chromosome 3, Ceug_1.0, whole genome shotgun sequence genome:
- the LOC113765140 gene encoding transcription factor bHLH77-like translates to MERENLQMPYGSGIGGFHSNELNCSSSEVQFQNCFFNPSWDNSLDQNDPFESALSSMVSSPAASNAAGGGGGGGGGGGVPGSSNGGENVVLRELIGRLGSICNSGEISPQSYMGGGNNSTNTSCYSTPLNSPPKLNLSMMDHQIRGNLPIPGHHLPSHSSFTPFPTDPGFAERAARFSCFANKSLGGLNSQIGPLHDSELQNRLVQKLDSGKLSRVSSNQSLKVNSGSQLDVQDSKDGSLQDGISASDRKFSKLSGSSTPENTEFGDSRENSSVSEQITTGETGNNGQNDANSRKRKSIARGKAKEPPSSSNSAKDANGASDSNESNAKRSKSGEENADEKDATQAMADTNGTDKAAGDGNQKQNKENSKPPEAPKDYIHVRARRGQATDAHSLAERVRREKISERMKLLQDLVPGCNKVTGKAVMLDEIINYVQSLQRQVEFLSMKLATINPRMEFNAEALVSKDVLHSRGSLPHNMYSSEASAAGFPYPMQSQNGTNLPSAAIPNGQDVPFSMNHLSAAISRNQGIHLPPLDNFGEAASQIPSFWEDDLHTVVQMGFGQNQTQNFHGIMPTAQMKVEL, encoded by the exons ATGGAGAGGGAGAATCTTCAAATGCCTTATGGGAGTGGAATTGGAGGATTTCACAGCAATGAGCTGAATTGCAGCAGCTCAGAAGTGCAGTTTCAGAATTGCTTTTTTAATCCCAGTTGGGACAATTCATTGGATCAGAATGATCCCTTTGAGTCTGCATTGAGCTCAATGGTGTCGTCTCCAGCTGCGTCGAATGCTgccggaggaggaggaggaggaggaggaggaggaggagttcCTGGCAGTAGTAATGGAGGCGAGAATGTTGTGCTGAGAGAACTAATTGGTCGATTAGGCAGCATCTGCAACTCTGGTGAAATTTCACCTCAGTCTTATATGGGAGGTGGAAATAATAGTACTAATACTTCTTGCTATAGTACTCCTCTGAATTCCCCTCCTAAGCTCAATCTGTCAATGATGGATCACCAGATCAGAGGGAACTTGCCAATTCCTGGCCACCATTTGCCTTCTCATTCAAGTTTTACACCATTTCCAACGGATCCCGGATTTGCTGAGAGGGCTGCAAGATTCTCTTGTTTTGCCAACAAGAGTTTAGGTGGCCTAAATAGCCAAATTGGACCACTGCATGATTCTGAATTGCAAAACAGATTGGTACAGAAGTTGGATTCTGGAAAGCTTTCCAGAGTTTCAAGTAATCAGTCCCTCAAGGTTAATTCTGGATCTCAATTGGATGTTCAGGACAGCAAAGATGGCTCTTTGCAGGATGGTATCTCAGCTTCTGATAGGAAATTCAGTAAATTGTCAGGGTCTTCGACACCTGAAAACACAGAATTTGGTGATTCCAGGGAGAATTCTTCAGTCTCTGAGCAGATCACAACTGGGGAAACTGGCAACAATGGCCAAAATGATGCCAATTCCAGGAAGAGGAAGTCAATTGCTAGGGGGAAAGCAAAAGAACCACCCTCTTCCTCCAACTCTGCCAAAGATGCCAAT GGTGCATCTGATAGTAATGAATCAAATGCAAAAAGAAGCAAGTCAGGTGAAGAAAATGCGGATGAAAAAGATGCCACACAAGCCATGGCAGACACAAATGGCACTGACAAAGCTGCAGGGGATGGAAATCAGAAACAAAACAAGGAGAATTCTAAGCCACCAGAGGCCCCTAAGGACTATATTCATGTTAGAGCCAGGAGGGGCCAGGCTACTGATGCACATAGCCTAGCTGAAAGA GTTAGAAGAGAGAAAATCAGTGAAAGAATGAAGCTCTTACAAGATCTTGTGCCTGGTTGCAATAAG GTGACTGGAAAAGCTGTTATGCTTGATGAGATCATAAACTATGTCCAATCTCTGCAACGCCAAGTTGAG TTTCTTTCAATGAAATTAGCAACAATCAATCCAAGAATGGAATTTAATGCAGAAGCACTTGTATCCAAGGAT GTCCTACATTCTCGTGGATCTTTACCTCATAACATGTATTCATCAGAGGCCTCAGCAGCAGGATTCCCTTATCCAATGCAATCTCAAAATGGGACAAATTTGCCAAGTGCAGCCATTCCTAATGGCCAAGATGTTCCCTTCTCAATGAACCATCTGAGTGCTGCTATCAGTCGAAATCAAGGCATTCATTTGCCACCTTTGGATAATTTTGGTGAAGCAGCTTCTCAG ATTCCATCTTTCTGGGAGGATGATCTCCATACTGTTGTCCAGAtgggttttggccaaaatcagACACAGAATTTTCATG GTATAATGCCCACAGCTCAAATGAAGGTTGAGCTATGA
- the LOC113764592 gene encoding kinesin-like protein KIN-12B, with protein sequence MADLNQVAAVEYFSPSDPRKPSPSPMTVVAAAKIRSPLPPRPPLKRKHGMEASGSEKGPNPASTDSGVKVIVRMRPLNKDEEEGEMIVQKISNDSLSIAGHTFTFDSIADYESAQIDIFELVGAPLVENCLAGFNSSVFAYGQTGSGKTYTIWGPANALEENISNDQQGLTPRVFQRLFSRISEEQTKHADKQLMYQCRCSFLEIYNEQITDLLEPSQKNLQIREDVKTGVYVDNLTEEYVSTMKDVIQLLIKGLSNRRTGSTSINADSSRSHSVFTCVVESRCKSISDGLSCLKTSRINLVDLAGSERQKLTGAAGERLKEAGNINRSLSQLGNLINILAEVSQTGKQRHIPYRDSKLTFLLQESLGGNAKLAMICAISPAQRCKSETFSTLRFAQRAKAIKNKATINEEMQDDVNVLREVIRQLKDELLRMRANANQTNQDGNYSKGWNIRRSLNLLNFSRNCAMALRHGDDDSDEEMEIVDQDEELRLQSAGDEQSIGLDVNQPDSVIKTAQLVGFDDGMCEGPQCKTSSGEPVLEDDVNMEEVDEQVDKHEVSGVVANLPDYSNSQKQNYDNCSERNAEDNLVTSPVNGLDKILSERPNEENVDISVWSSRNDDPSRRLAVEDTSKKFELDNKLNGTPCTSPMCFEEDTIASTDLSIVPCNVSPPLKSPTPSVSPKVINSSRKSLRTSSTLTASCKDLANDNLEPEPPCLSFAKPSNSICLNMSGQRRRSSKPTQQLAASLQRGLEILDGHHQSASIRRSTFRFSNRFADVKGLVPTAKVDAGVQTHISETESVQEHSILTVCSKCKRRNSHEELKDANDSSNLQLVPIDGSQSSDKFKTQVPKAVEKVLAGAIRREMALEEICAKQNSEIMHLNRLVQQYKHERECNAIISQTREDKIFRLESLVDGVLPTEEFMEDELLSLTHEHKLLKEKYENHPEILRTKIELKRTQDELERYRNFFDLGERDVLLEEIQDLRNQLQLYVDTSPKLSRKRSPLLQLTYSCQPSLASTLCTAPESKEESAEERLEQERAQWTEAESKWISLVEELRSELEASQALLAKEKQELDSEKKCSEELKEAMRMAMEGHARMLEQYAELEEKHMQLLARHRKIQDGIEDVKKAAAKAGIRGAESKFINALAAEISVLKVERERERRYFWDENRGLQAQLRDTAEAVQAAGELLVRLKDAEEATAVAEKRATEAQQETERAYQKIEKLMRKHEEEIRVFNQLLADSHLPKEAVKPVYDVSELVTGDAGETQSTGEQWREEFEPYYNAKEEELSKLEPSSWFSGYDRCNI encoded by the exons ATGGCGGATTTGAATCAAGTTGCTGCGGTGGAGTATTTCTCCCCGTCAGATCCAAGAAAACCATCGCCATCGCCCATGACAGTGGTGGCAGCGGCGAAGATTAGATCTCCACTTCCGCCTCGGCCTCCGCTTAAGAGGAAGCACGGTATGGAGGCTTCGGGATCTGAGAAAGGGCCAAATCCGGCTTCTACTGATTCTGGAGTAAAA GTTATAGTGCGAATGAGGCCACTAAACAAGGATGAGGAAGAGGGAGAAATGATTGTCCAAAAGATCTCTAATGATTCTTTGTCAATAGCAGGACACACCTTCACATTTGACTCTATTGCTGACTATGAGTCAGCACAG ATTGATATATTCGAGCTTGTTGGAGCTCCTCTTGTGGAAAATTGCCTTGCTGGCTTTAATAGCTCTGTATTTGCTTATGGACAG ACGGGTAGTGGAAAGACTTATACAATATGGGGACCAGCCAATGCCTTAGAAGAAAATATATCAAATGATCAACAAGGCCTAACACCTCGTGTTTTTCAGCGGCTTTTTTCGCGAATTAGTGAG GAGCAAACTAAGCATGCAGACAAACAGCTCATGTATCAGTGTCGATGTTCTTTTCTTGAG ATTTACAATGAACAGATAACTGATTTATTGGAACCCAGTCAAAAAAACCTTCAG ATCAGAGAAGATGTTAAAACTGGTGTTTATGTTGACAATTTGACTGAGGAATATGTGTCCACAATGAAGGATGTAATACAGCTTTTGATTAAG GGATTGTCAAATAGGAGAACTGGGTCCACTAGTATAAACGCAGACAGTTCACGCTCCCATAGTGTATTTACTTGTGTTGTTGAATCACGATGCAAG AGCATCTCTGATGGGTTAAGCTGCTTGAAAACAAGTAGAATAAATCTTGTTGATCTTGCTGGATCTGAAAGACAGAAGCTCACAGGTGCAGCAGGAGAGCGCTTGAAGGAGGCTGGAAATATTAATCGATCTCTTTCACAGCTGGG GAACTTAATAAACATTCTTGCGGAGGTTTCACAGACAGGAAAGCAGAGGCACATCCCGTACAGAGATTCCAAGCTGACATTTCTGTTGCAGGAATCTCTCGGAGGAAATGCAAAACTTGCAATGATATGTGCTATTTCTCCAGCACAAAGGTGTAAGAGTGAGACCTTTAGCACACTAAGATTTGCACAGCGTGCAAAGGCAATCAAGAACAAGGCAACAATTAATGAAGAAATGCAGGATGACGTAAATGTGCTTAGGGAAGTCATCAGGCAGTTGAAG gatgaactGCTGCGCATGAGGGCCAATGCAAATCAGACTAACCAAGATGGAAATTATTCGAAAGGGTGGAATATTAGAAGAAGCTTGAATCTCCTGAATTTTAGCCGTAATTGTGCAATGGCTTTACGTCATGGAGATGATGATAGTGATGAGGAAATGGAAATTGTTGACCAAGATGAAGAACTTCGTCTCCAATCAGCTGGTGATGAGCAAAGCATTGGTTTGGATGTCAACCAACCAGACTCTGTAATAAAAACTGCTCAGCTTGTGGGCTTTGATGATGGAATGTGTGAGGGACCACAATGTAAGACATCTAGTGGAGAACCAGTTCTGGAGGACGATGTTAACATGGAAGAAGTAGATGAACAAGTGGACAAGCACGAAGTCAGTGGTGTAGTAGCAAACTTGCCAGATTATTCCAACTCTCAGAAACAAAATTACGATAACTGCAGTGAAAGAAATGCTGAAGATAATCTGGTCACCTCACCAGTCAATGGACTTGACAAAATTTTGTCTGAACGGCCTAATGAGGAAAATGTTGACATTTCTGTCTGGAGTTCACGGAATGATGATCCATCAAGAAGACTAGCAGTGGAAGATACATCAAAGAAATTTGAGTTGGACAACAAACTCAACGGCACACCTTGCACATCTCCAATGTGCTTTGAGGAGGATACAATAGCTTCCACTGATCTCAGCATTGTCCCATGCAATGTGTCTCCACCTCTAAAATCTCCAACTCCAAGCGTTTCACCGAAAGTTATTAATAGTAGTAGGAAAAGTCTAAGAACTTCATCGACACTAACTGCTTCCTGCAAAGATTTGGCTAACGATAACTTGGAGCCGGAACCTCCATGTTTATCCTTTGCAAAGCCCTCAAATAGCATCTGTCTAAATATGTCAGGTCAAAGACGTAGAAGTTCGAAACCAACTCAGCAATTGGCTGCTAGTCTCCAACGTGGCCTTGAAATTTTGGATGGTCATCACCAAAGTGCATCTATAAGGAGGTCCACTTTCAGATTCTCAAACAGATTTGCTGATGTCAAAGGACTTGTGCCAACTGCCAAAGTTGATGCCGGTGTTCAAACACACATTTCTGAAACTGAATCAGTGCAAgagcactcaattttgactgtGTGCAGCAAATGTAAGAGGAGGAATTCCCATGAAGAACTTAAAGATGCCAATGATAGCTCGAATTTGCAGCTAGTTCCCATCGACGGATCACAATCCAGTGACAAGTTCAAGACACAGGTTCCAAAA GCTGTTGAAAAGGTCTTAGCAGGAGCAATACGCAGAGAGATGGCACTGGAAGAGATATGTGCAAAACAAAATTCTGAGATCATGCACCTTAACCGGCTG GTCCAGCAATACAAACATGAGAGAGAATGCAATGCAATAATTAGTCAAACACGGGAAGATAAGATTTTTCGCCTTGAGAGCCTCGTGGATGGTGTCCTACCCACTGAAGAGTTCATGGAGGATGAATTATTGTCTCTGACTCATGAGCACAAG CTTCTGAAGGAAAAGTATGAAAACCATCCAGAAATTTTAAGGACAAAAATTGAGTTGAAAAGAACTCAAGATGAGTTGGAAAGATATCGAAATTTCTTTGATTTGGGTGAGAGGGATGTTTTACTGGAAGAGATCCAAGACTTGAGAAACCAACTGCAGTTATATGTAGATACTTCGCCAAAATTGTCAAGAAAAAGAAGTCCTTTATTACAGTTAACATATTCATGTCAGCCTAGCTTGGCTTCAACTTTGTGCACAGCTCCAGAGTCTAAGGAAGAGAGTGCAGAAGAAAGGCTTGAACAGGAAAGGGCTCAGTGGACTGAAGCAGAGAGTAAGTGGATTTCTCTGGTTGAAGAATTGAGATCAGAACTAGAAGCTAGCCAGGCACTACTGGCAAAGGAAAAGCAAGAACTAGATTCAGAGAAGAAATGTTCAGAAGAGCTGAAAGAAGCAATGCGGATGGCAATGGAGGGACATGCTCGCATGCTTGAACAGTATGCTGAACTTGAAGAAAAACACATGCAGCTACTTGCGAGGCATAGGAAGATTCAGGATGGAATAGAAGATGTCAAGAAAGCTGCTGCCAAGGCAGGAATAAGAGGTGCTGAATCTAAGTTCATTAATGCTCTTGCTGCAGAAATTTCAGTGCTCAAGGTTGAAAGGGAAAGGGAGAGGAGATATTTCTGGGATGAAAACAGAGGTCTTCAGGCTCAACTAAGGGATACTGCTGAAGCTGTACAGGCTGCTGGTGAATTACTTGTACGGCTTAAAGATGCTGAAGAAGCAACTGCTGTGGCTGAG AAGCGAGCCACAGAGGCACAGCAAGAAACTGAGAGAGCTTACCAAAAGATAGaaaaattgatgagaaaacatGAAGAGGAGATCCGTGTATTCAATCAGTTACTTGCAGATTCTCATCTACCTAAAGAAGCAGTAAAGCCTGTCTATGATGTATCTGAACTGGTAACAGGCGATGCTGGAGAGACACAGAGTACCGGTGAGCAGTGGCGTGAGGAGTTTGAACCATATTATAATGCCAAAGAAGAGGAGTTGTCTAAATTAGAACCATCTTCATGGTTCTCTGGGTACGACCGATGCAATATATAG
- the LOC113766097 gene encoding F-box/FBD/LRR-repeat protein At5g18770-like — MEKEVPLYLPEGIIHHIFSFLNTKQRAQASLLSKAWLKAWRTNPRLDFDDRYFHQIKNPVCKFFEDQRNCSLKHPGNCSSCEEKFRAHVSNYTLLRKHAYQDHHIEEFNLSMTLIKDDYVACDLINTWLGFAVEFGVKVLQVTLHQGLYSSYTLAIGDILPKAESLTELRVKTCRFPMQIYSERNIMCKNIKVLKFEEVYITNEMFHCLIAGCPSINDLVIIDCRGLNKIELINLCSLKKLRIYVKNDLNIKVDQAPCLENVELLSLEWMNFVQLGTSPNLKSLSLYSGRCIRNGQLFDDFVTKFPRLEYLRVIESGSFAGLERINLTSHSLKHIHWFSNSETPKELDIDAPSLASFSYSNQIIPNLSFASASSNMRSCISICCPHLIDYSWFLRLYKLVLNLVPSRISLGIELPHAKHGFQETIEDRLIAMIASTCVPVQVEELKLYTVAKWSPNIDEHSCINLIDGLLLACHPKTLVLPKTKVHLSAGNFMIKYLLNMLADRRDEESCKSTCTKLWQNDLKKVVIKQPPLDCNTSLDESVNFESGKMQIIFALEWDDNASLNSSKARVRSRYLEP; from the coding sequence ATGGAAAAAGAAGTGCCGCTGTACTTGCCGGAAGGCATAATCCACCATATATTCTCTTTTCTCAACACAAAACAGAGAGCCCAAGCAAGCCTTTTATCCAAGGCTTGGCTGAAGGCATGGCGCACAAACCCCAGATTAGATTTTGATGATCGGTACTTCCACCAAATAAAGAACCCTGTTTGTAAATTTTTCGAGGATCAACGAAATTGCTCACTTAAGCATCCAGGAAATTGCTCGAGTTGTGAAGAGAAGTTCAGGGCCCATGTTAGCAATTATACTTTGTTGCGGAAACATGCTTACCAAGATCATCATATAGAGGAGTTCAATCTTTCCATGACCTTGATCAAGGACGATTATGTGGCTTGTGACCTGATCAACACATGGCTTGGGTTTGCTGTAGAATTTGGTGTCAAAGTCCTTCAAGTCACTCTGCATCAAGGTCTGTATTCATCGTACACTCTGGCTATTGGTGACATATTACCTAAGGCTGAATCATTAACAGAGTTACGGGTTAAAACTTGTAGATTCCCAATGCAGATATATAGTGAAAGGAATATTATGTGCAAGAATATCAAGGTATTAAAATTTGAAGAAGTCTACATAACTAACGAGATGTTTCATTGCTTAATTGCGGGTTGCCCCTCGATCAATGATTTGGTGATCATTGATTGCAGGGGCTTGAACAAAATCGAGTTGATCAATCTTTGCAGCCTCAAAAAACTTCGTATATATGTAAAGAATGATTTAAACATCAAAGTTGATCAAGCACCTTGTCTTGAGAATGTTGAGTTGCTGTCTTTGGAATGGATGAATTTTGTTCAACTGGGCACATCTCCAAATTTGAAGAGCTTATCACTATATAGTGGCAGATGTATCAGAAATGGTCAATTGTTCGATGACTTCGTGACTAAATTTCCTCGTCTCGAGTATCTGAGAGTTATAGAATCAGGTAGCTTTGCTGGCTTGGAAAGAATAAATCTAACAAGCCACTCGCTGAAGCACATACACTGGTTTTCAAATTCAGAAACGCCCAAAGAATTAGATATTGATGCTCCAAGCCTTGCATCTTTCTCATATAGCAATCAAATCATCCCAAATTTATCTTTTGCAAGTGCTTCAAGCAATATGAGGTCTTGTATATCTATATGCTGCCCTCATCTCATTGACTACTCGTGGTTTCTGAGGTTGTATAAGCTGGTGTTGAATTTGGTTCCGTCTAGAATATCACTTGGCATCGAACTCCCTCACGCTAAACATGGCTTCCAAGAGACCATAGAAGACAGATTGATTGCGATGATTGCGAGTACTTGTGTTCCTGTTCAAGTTGAGGAACTCAAGTTATATACGGTGGCCAAGTGGTCACCAAACATTGATGAGCATAGTTGTATTAATCTTATTGATGGTTTGTTATTGGCATGTCATCCTAAGACTTTAGTCTTGCCGAAAACGAAGGTACATCTAAGTGCTGGCAACTTCATGATCAAGTACTTGCTCAACATGCTGGCTGACAGACGGGATGAGGAGTCCTGCAAATCTACCTGCACTAAATTATGGCAGAATGATCTAAAGAAAGTAGTTATCAAGCAGCCGCCTCTGGACTGCAACACTTCGCTGGATGAATCAGTGAATTTTGAGAGTGGGAAGATGCAGattatttttgctttagaaTGGGATGATAATGCATCTTTGAATTCAAGCAAGGCCCGAGTACGTAGCAGATACCTTGAGCCTTGA
- the LOC113766098 gene encoding probably inactive leucine-rich repeat receptor-like protein kinase At5g48380 — protein MATAINSRHLALVFLLGIFTLGSGNPRDVDCLRSIKESLDDPFHRLSSWDFDNSTEGFICYFVGVECWHADESKVRTINLRGMGLKGEFPRGIANCSALTAIDLSTNSLYGTIPSDLASIVKYATSLNLSFNNFSGEIPAGLANCSFLNSIQLSNNQLTGQIPPEIGLLDRLKIFNVSTNLLSGPVPNFISATMPSESYANNLRLCGGPLEPCKSNSETKKQDKILFTSGFVVGWVLSTILALVLNLFIVPILSARSFSRTTIRFTLR, from the coding sequence ATGGCTACGGCCATTAATTCAAGGCATCTAGCCCTTGTGTTTCTGCTAGGAATATTTACTTTGGGAAGTGGTAACCCACGCGATGTTGATTGCTTGAGATCTATAAAGGAGTCCTTGGATGATCCATTTCACCGTTTATCAAGCTGGGATTTTGACAACAGCACGGAAGGCTTTATATGTTACTTCGTGGGTGTTGAATGCTGGCATGCTGACGAGAGTAAGGTTCGAACTATTAACCTACGCGGAATGGGGCTAAAAGGTGagtttcctagaggcatagCCAATTGCTCAGCTTTAACGGCTATAGACCTTTCAACAAATAGTCTCTATGGAACCATTCCTTCTGATTTAGCCAGTATTGTCAAATATGCTACAAGTCTTAACCTTTCTTTCAACAATTTTTCGGGTGAAATTCCTGCAGGTCTTGCAAATTGTTCATTTCTAAATTCCATACAACTCAGCAACAACCAATTAACAGGTCAAATTCCTCCAGAAATTGGCCTATTAGATCGCTTGAAGATTTTTAATGTTTCCACCAACCTTTTATCTGGCCCAGTCCCTAATTTTATTAGCGCAACTATGCCTTCTGAAAGCTATGCAAATAATTTGCGGCTTTGTGGTGGTCCTTTAGAGCCTTGTAAGTCTAATTCAGAAACAAAGAAACAGGACAAAATCCTCTTCACAAGTGGTTTTGTGGTTGGATGGGTACTTTCTACCATCTTGGCTCTAGTTCTTAACTTGTTTATTGTGCCTATCCTGAGTGCAAGAAGCTTCTCAAGGACCACGATAAGATTTACCTTGCGATAA
- the LOC113766099 gene encoding probably inactive leucine-rich repeat receptor-like protein kinase At5g48380: MALEKHVTRMSFEELSKATDDFHCMNTIGKGKLGTMYKAILQNGWFLAVKKLHNSYDFDQEFMSELMTVGRMRHCNFIPLIGFCYEINSRLLVYKYMSNGNLHDLLFSAQNGKVKCIEWPMRVKIAVGIARGLSWLHQVGVVHSSICSRCILLDHSCEPKISNFGSAKLLKSNFSSSSWRTVVDNEVWESGSFKKDVYEFGVVLLELIAEKEFSQMNGSLKSFEGLDMVEWTFQNSKPCDSDEIRQAYEDEILEFVRIAVDCIQSDPARRPSMLEVYKTLSKITGRSVLAND; encoded by the coding sequence ATGGCACTGGAAAAACATGTAACAAGAATGAGTTTCGAAGAACTCAGCAAGGCAACTGATGATTTCCACTGTATGAATACAATTGGAAAGGGGAAACTGGGGACAATGTACAAGGCAATACTCCAAAATGGTTGGTTTCTTGCCGTCAAGAAACTCCATAACTCATATGATTTTGATCAAGAATTTATGTCTGAGCTCATGACTGTTGGAAGGATGAGACATTGCAATTTCATACCACTCATAGGCTTCTGCTATGAAATTAACAGCAGACTTTTAGTCTATAAATACATGTCGAATGGAAACCTCCATGATCTCCTCTTTTCTGCTCAAAACGGCAAGGTCAAGTGCATAGAATGGCCTATGAGGGTGAAAATAGCAGTTGGGATTGCGAGAGGACTTTCATGGCTTCATCAGGTTGGAGTAGTCCATAGCAGCATTTGTTCAAGATGCATATTGCTTGATCATAGTTGTGAACCCAAGATATCCAACTTTGGAAGtgcaaaacttttgaaatcgaaCTTTAGTTCTTCGAGTTGGAGAACTGTGGTAGATAATGAAGTATGGGAGTCGGGTTCGTTTAAGAAGGATGTCTATGAGTTTGGAGTTGTGCTTCTTGAGTTAATTGCTGAAAAGGAATTTAGCCAAATGAATGGTTCTCTGAAGAGTTTTGAAGGTCTTGATATGGTCGAATGGACATTTCAGAACTCCAAACCATGTGATTCGGATGAGATTAGGCAAGCATATGAAGACGAGATCCTTGAGTTTGTTAGAATTGCAGTTGACTGCATTCAATCTGATCCGGCAAGAAGGCCATCCATGCTAGaagtttacaaaacattaagcAAAATCACTGGGAGATCTGTACTTGCAAATGATTAA